A section of the Ciceribacter thiooxidans genome encodes:
- a CDS encoding SelT/SelW/SelH family protein — protein sequence MSTKPRVTILYCTQCNWLLRAAWMAQELLQTFPDGLREVALIPGTGGDFEIRVDDVLVWERKRDDGFPGPKELKQRIRDVIEPERDLGHVDRLKQPRDDAG from the coding sequence ATGTCAACAAAGCCCCGCGTCACAATCCTTTACTGCACCCAGTGCAACTGGCTGCTGCGTGCGGCCTGGATGGCGCAGGAGCTCCTCCAGACATTCCCCGATGGCCTGCGCGAAGTCGCTCTCATCCCCGGCACCGGCGGCGATTTCGAGATCCGGGTCGATGACGTCCTCGTCTGGGAGCGCAAGCGCGATGATGGCTTTCCCGGGCCGAAGGAACTCAAGCAGCGGATACGCGATGTCATCGAACCGGAGCGTGACCTCGGCCACGTCGACCGGCTGAAGCAGCCCCGGGATGATGCTGGCTAG
- a CDS encoding MarR family transcriptional regulator, with amino-acid sequence MSVELTATEALCLWHSVTVQQVLQDNRDLTLRQMAILLQIYLVPPPHTVRGLAATLGVTKPVITRALDTMGEMGLVERVRDDRDRRNVIIKRTVDGALYLERFGDLVIEKGRALEI; translated from the coding sequence ATGAGTGTGGAACTGACTGCGACCGAGGCATTGTGCCTCTGGCACAGCGTGACGGTGCAACAGGTTCTGCAGGACAATCGCGATTTGACGCTTCGGCAGATGGCGATCCTCTTGCAGATCTATCTCGTGCCGCCGCCGCACACCGTACGCGGACTCGCGGCGACGCTTGGGGTCACAAAGCCGGTGATTACCCGTGCACTGGATACGATGGGGGAAATGGGCCTCGTCGAGCGCGTCAGAGACGACCGCGACCGCCGCAACGTGATTATCAAGCGCACTGTTGACGGCGCGCTCTACCTCGAACGTTTCGGTGACCTCGTCATCGAAAAGGGCCGAGCTTTGGAGATCTGA
- a CDS encoding NlpC/P60 family protein — MALDRRLNAYRDDLADKSLEGQVTARRFVVGEPARIASPVAALRPKPDLACGIDTEVLLGEEVTVFDRTDGWAWVKAASDGYVGYLPDSALAPPGNSPTHQVIVPRTFLYPGADLRFPASATISMGSRITVVGETETRGTRYFLLSDGRAIVAGHCLAVGTYPSDDYVAVAARFLETPYLWGGRSGFGIDCSGLVQLSMMMTGRSALRDTDMQAAGLGAEIGRGDLKRGDLVFWKGHVAIMEDEKTLLHANGHTMTVAREDFDAAVRRIGWLYDVPTGYRRPVA; from the coding sequence ATGGCACTGGATAGACGATTGAATGCCTATCGTGACGACCTTGCCGACAAGTCGCTGGAGGGACAGGTGACCGCTCGCCGCTTCGTTGTTGGGGAACCGGCGCGGATCGCCTCGCCGGTTGCAGCCCTTCGTCCGAAACCTGACCTTGCCTGCGGCATAGACACGGAGGTTCTCCTGGGCGAAGAGGTGACCGTCTTCGATCGTACGGACGGCTGGGCATGGGTAAAGGCGGCGAGCGACGGCTATGTCGGTTATCTGCCCGACTCGGCGCTTGCGCCGCCCGGTAATTCGCCGACCCATCAGGTGATCGTCCCTCGTACCTTCTTGTATCCCGGTGCGGATCTGCGCTTCCCCGCCTCCGCGACGATCTCGATGGGAAGCCGGATCACCGTCGTTGGCGAAACGGAGACGCGCGGCACTCGCTATTTCCTGCTCTCCGACGGGCGGGCGATCGTTGCGGGGCATTGTCTGGCGGTCGGCACCTATCCGAGTGACGACTACGTGGCGGTTGCGGCGCGCTTTCTCGAAACGCCTTATCTGTGGGGTGGCCGCTCCGGTTTCGGTATCGATTGCTCCGGTCTCGTCCAGCTCTCGATGATGATGACCGGCCGTTCGGCGCTCCGCGACACCGATATGCAGGCGGCCGGACTTGGCGCAGAGATCGGACGCGGCGATCTGAAGCGCGGCGATCTCGTCTTCTGGAAAGGTCATGTTGCAATCATGGAAGACGAGAAGACATTGCTCCATGCGAACGGTCACACGATGACCGTGGCGCGTGAGGACTTTGACGCCGCGGTGAGGCGTATCGGCTGGCTTTACGATGTTCCGACCGGCTATCGCAGACCCGTCGCATAG
- a CDS encoding BA14K family protein, protein MHKIRNFLLGGLLVVASALPMPASATMPALPGEREAASTNVVQAAVVCDRYGCYDTWRRPPPPPRWLPPPPPPPVYRPDPPYYRPVPPPPPYWRYRRPPPPPPIYRPPRSWDNHVRWCLERYRSYNPRTNRYVGYDGYFHVCRSPYR, encoded by the coding sequence ATGCATAAGATCCGGAATTTCCTGCTTGGCGGTCTGCTGGTTGTGGCAAGTGCACTACCGATGCCGGCCAGCGCCACTATGCCTGCATTACCCGGGGAGCGCGAAGCGGCATCCACCAATGTCGTACAAGCGGCCGTCGTCTGTGATCGCTACGGCTGCTACGACACCTGGCGCCGACCACCTCCCCCACCGCGTTGGCTGCCACCACCGCCTCCGCCACCGGTCTATCGGCCGGATCCACCCTATTACCGTCCCGTTCCGCCGCCGCCGCCCTATTGGCGGTATCGCCGCCCGCCACCGCCACCACCGATCTACCGGCCGCCGCGCTCCTGGGATAATCACGTGCGGTGGTGCCTCGAGCGCTATCGCTCTTACAATCCGCGGACGAACCGCTATGTCGGCTACGACGGCTACTTCCACGTCTGCCGCTCGCCCTACCGGTGA
- a CDS encoding LysE family translocator, whose product MSSEMIFLSILGAILIGAMSPGPSFVLVSRTAIAQGRSAGIAAALGMGVGGACLGGLALLGLSALLLRAEAVFLLVKVLGGLYLVYLGFRIFRDASAPITFESGGPDRAKSLGGNLVMGLLIQLSNPKTVIVYGSIFAALLPAEPEHWLMFTLVPMLFGIEAGWYLVVALVFSANAPRRAYMRAKIWIDRAAGAVMAGLGIRLAAEGISSRIW is encoded by the coding sequence ATGTCGTCTGAAATGATTTTTCTCAGTATCCTCGGCGCGATCCTGATCGGCGCGATGAGTCCCGGGCCGAGCTTCGTTCTGGTGAGCCGCACAGCGATCGCGCAAGGGCGGTCGGCCGGTATCGCCGCAGCGCTCGGCATGGGGGTGGGTGGCGCCTGCCTGGGAGGACTAGCGCTTCTCGGCCTGAGCGCACTCCTTTTGCGCGCCGAAGCGGTCTTTCTGCTCGTTAAGGTCCTCGGTGGCCTCTATCTTGTCTATCTCGGGTTTCGTATCTTCAGGGATGCGTCCGCCCCGATCACGTTCGAAAGCGGTGGACCGGATCGTGCGAAGTCTCTCGGCGGCAATCTGGTCATGGGGCTTCTCATCCAGCTCAGCAACCCGAAGACAGTCATCGTCTACGGAAGCATCTTTGCCGCCCTTCTTCCTGCCGAGCCGGAACACTGGTTGATGTTCACGCTGGTGCCAATGCTCTTCGGCATCGAGGCCGGCTGGTATCTGGTCGTCGCACTGGTCTTTTCCGCGAACGCGCCGCGCCGCGCCTATATGCGTGCAAAGATCTGGATCGATCGAGCGGCCGGTGCGGTCATGGCTGGCCTCGGCATACGCCTGGCGGCAGAGGGAATCTCGTCGAGGATCTGGTGA
- a CDS encoding tetratricopeptide repeat protein, producing MGARKTTSRRMTMAKVCILALATIVAGCATTAKKDPTVTGSIPKLTKPVETMTTSELAAAAERVGSAYDRNPKDKQTGLTYASILMMTGRDTQALAVMQQVAIAHPADRDVLAAYGKAQAAAGQMEQALSTISRAQTPDRPDWRLYSAEGAVLDQLGRSSEARNRYRMALDLKPNEPSVLSNLGMSYVLSGDLRTAETYLKSASQQPAADSRVRQNLALVIGLQGRFDEAERIARQELDPQQAEANVAYLRSMLAQQNSWKQLAAKDAGTRTN from the coding sequence ATGGGGGCCAGGAAAACCACGTCGCGTCGCATGACGATGGCCAAAGTCTGCATTCTTGCGCTCGCGACAATCGTTGCCGGCTGCGCCACCACCGCCAAGAAGGATCCGACCGTCACGGGATCGATCCCCAAGCTCACGAAGCCGGTCGAGACGATGACGACGAGCGAACTTGCGGCTGCGGCCGAGCGAGTCGGCTCGGCCTATGATCGTAACCCCAAGGACAAGCAAACGGGCCTGACCTACGCAAGCATTCTGATGATGACAGGCCGCGATACCCAGGCGCTTGCCGTGATGCAGCAGGTTGCGATCGCCCATCCGGCTGATCGCGATGTGCTTGCAGCCTACGGTAAGGCGCAGGCAGCGGCAGGCCAGATGGAACAGGCCTTGTCCACCATATCGAGAGCACAGACGCCCGATCGCCCGGACTGGCGGCTCTATTCTGCCGAGGGCGCCGTTCTGGATCAGCTCGGACGCTCTTCTGAGGCCCGCAACCGCTACCGCATGGCTCTGGATCTGAAGCCGAACGAGCCGTCGGTGCTCTCCAATCTGGGCATGTCCTATGTTCTGTCCGGCGACCTGCGGACCGCGGAAACCTATCTCAAATCAGCGTCGCAGCAGCCCGCCGCCGACAGCCGCGTGCGCCAGAACCTTGCCCTGGTAATAGGCCTGCAGGGACGCTTCGACGAAGCAGAACGCATTGCACGCCAGGAACTCGATCCGCAACAGGCCGAGGCAAACGTCGCCTATCTACGCTCGATGCTTGCACAACAGAATTCCTGGAAGCAGCTTGCCGCAAAGGACGCCGGCACCCGGACCAACTGA
- a CDS encoding VanZ family protein produces the protein MFKFSSVSRILAWTLLFTIFVVTISPIGLRPHTVTTVNLDRGAAFAVVSMLFVLAYPDRWKRIALLLVTGAALFEVAQLISPTRHAHVEDALVKSLGVLIGVAAGYALSHFATLVRPPLASRSVSVRKD, from the coding sequence ATGTTCAAGTTCTCGTCGGTTTCGAGGATCCTCGCCTGGACCCTCCTTTTCACAATCTTCGTCGTCACCATAAGCCCGATAGGTCTCAGGCCCCACACGGTCACGACAGTCAATCTTGATCGCGGTGCCGCCTTTGCAGTGGTTTCGATGCTCTTCGTGCTTGCCTATCCTGACCGGTGGAAGCGGATAGCGCTGCTGCTTGTTACCGGCGCTGCTCTCTTCGAGGTTGCCCAGCTGATCTCGCCGACACGCCACGCGCACGTCGAAGACGCGCTGGTAAAATCCCTGGGTGTTCTGATCGGCGTGGCCGCAGGCTATGCGCTGTCGCATTTTGCGACTTTGGTCCGGCCTCCGCTTGCCTCACGTTCGGTGTCCGTTCGGAAGGACTGA